The Marinifilum sp. JC120 genome window below encodes:
- a CDS encoding RNB domain-containing ribonuclease has translation MSLFKEGRYVAPGNIVEFMHGNQPQLAFVMEEQSGKLKLYTINKRETKMPAARVLPWVGPQYSATASRQEMLDYMVTHQEKRGELQASLDTMEIWDLAQGELEKAPLNWFAGLLWEKPDTDQISALGRAMIAAKTHFKFQPPEFIIYTQEKVDLRLKQQAEEKAHEEIMSVGQDLFKKIWTARESGGKIRPDQIPAMSDEIAEGLKSFLMDRVSGLNEDKSNKMWSALRKGLPDHPHLPLLLAQGWGIVHPHHNYLLDEADYAFDDSWSAKHGDEIDRLVKAVETKAVDPCPLPMRSIDSATTKDIDDAFNLKKKEDGGYTLTIALARPCMGWDFGSDLDQAVMNRGTSVYLPEGTSHMMPEALGIGAFSLFAGEVRPALITTFELDAHGILQSVTPHNGWVKITDNSTYLAVEQMLEEGSDDEMALAFELSEKLLQERIKHGAIVIRRPEPELSLENWPQQTKVIMSSKEKTTRADQIISEFMILANSGLGKFAEENGFPLLYRTQDIALPSDLSGIITEPHEIYMRVRQMVPPQMDTTPKKHATLAVTGYSPITSPLRRYADFLNMAQLCHYLVEEQPKWDAEDLESIANNLQLRLQSVIKIQRFRPRYWKLLYLAQNRKGWHHAVVVDDNGPLATLAMPEIQINVRVPKPMLGDKLYPGQGFQIRFNKIDPLTNELRVVEAMEE, from the coding sequence ATGTCCCTATTCAAGGAAGGACGCTACGTAGCGCCCGGAAATATTGTGGAATTCATGCACGGCAACCAGCCTCAGCTAGCCTTTGTCATGGAAGAGCAATCCGGAAAGCTCAAACTATACACCATCAATAAGCGCGAAACCAAGATGCCCGCAGCACGGGTACTTCCTTGGGTTGGGCCGCAATATTCCGCTACGGCATCCCGTCAGGAAATGCTGGACTACATGGTCACCCATCAGGAAAAACGGGGCGAACTTCAAGCCAGTCTTGATACCATGGAAATCTGGGATTTAGCTCAGGGTGAGCTTGAAAAAGCACCCCTGAACTGGTTCGCAGGACTTCTCTGGGAAAAACCTGATACTGACCAGATTTCCGCTCTCGGACGGGCCATGATCGCGGCCAAGACCCACTTTAAATTTCAGCCGCCTGAATTTATCATCTACACTCAGGAAAAAGTAGATCTCCGCCTGAAACAACAGGCAGAAGAAAAAGCTCACGAAGAAATAATGAGTGTAGGTCAGGATCTTTTCAAAAAAATCTGGACCGCCCGTGAATCCGGCGGAAAAATCAGGCCGGACCAGATTCCGGCTATGTCCGATGAAATCGCTGAAGGGCTTAAATCTTTTCTCATGGACAGGGTTTCCGGACTGAATGAAGACAAATCAAACAAAATGTGGTCCGCACTGCGTAAGGGACTGCCCGACCATCCCCATCTGCCGCTGCTGCTGGCTCAAGGTTGGGGAATAGTACATCCTCACCACAACTATCTGCTGGATGAAGCAGATTACGCTTTTGACGACAGCTGGTCTGCCAAACATGGCGACGAAATTGACAGACTGGTCAAAGCAGTCGAAACAAAAGCAGTTGATCCCTGCCCCCTGCCCATGCGCAGCATCGACTCTGCTACCACAAAAGATATTGATGACGCCTTCAATCTCAAAAAGAAAGAAGACGGCGGTTACACTCTGACCATCGCCCTTGCCCGCCCTTGCATGGGCTGGGACTTCGGCTCCGATCTGGATCAGGCGGTTATGAACCGCGGGACAAGCGTGTACCTCCCCGAGGGAACAAGCCATATGATGCCCGAAGCTCTCGGCATCGGGGCATTCAGTCTTTTTGCCGGGGAAGTTCGCCCGGCTTTGATCACTACTTTTGAACTGGATGCGCATGGAATTTTACAGTCTGTAACTCCCCACAACGGCTGGGTGAAAATAACAGACAACTCCACCTACCTCGCTGTTGAGCAGATGCTTGAAGAAGGTAGCGATGATGAAATGGCCCTTGCCTTTGAACTTTCCGAAAAACTGCTTCAGGAACGTATCAAACACGGTGCAATTGTCATCCGCAGACCGGAACCGGAACTTTCTCTTGAAAACTGGCCGCAACAAACCAAAGTAATAATGTCTTCCAAAGAGAAGACTACCCGCGCGGACCAGATCATCAGCGAATTCATGATCCTCGCCAACTCTGGACTGGGGAAATTCGCCGAGGAAAATGGTTTTCCCTTACTTTACCGTACGCAGGACATTGCCCTGCCCTCAGATCTAAGCGGAATCATTACCGAACCGCACGAAATTTATATGCGGGTGCGTCAGATGGTTCCCCCGCAGATGGACACCACTCCCAAAAAACACGCGACACTGGCAGTAACCGGGTACAGCCCCATAACTTCGCCACTGCGCCGTTACGCGGACTTCCTCAACATGGCACAGCTTTGCCATTATCTTGTTGAAGAACAACCCAAATGGGATGCGGAAGACCTGGAATCCATTGCTAACAATCTGCAACTACGTTTGCAGTCGGTCATCAAAATTCAGAGATTTAGGCCGCGTTACTGGAAACTGCTCTATCTGGCCCAGAACAGAAAAGGCTGGCACCATGCAGTTGTGGTGGATGACAACGGTCCTCTTGCCACACTGGCCATGCCTGAAATCCAGATCAACGTACGAGTCCCCAAACCTATGCTGGGTGACAAGCTCTATCCCGGTCAGGGCTTTCAAATACGCTTCAATAAAATCGACCCACTGACCAATGAACTTCGGGTTGTGGAAGCAATGGAAGAATAA
- a CDS encoding DNA polymerase III subunit delta' gives MFASIKETASRQNLVLPRLAKLAQKPPQCLLIEGGSAEERMDMARYWACVLNCENGQDPCGNCQSCHQIADNAFNDFLLIDREENDSGTGLKQDISVDSIRELLPVWGQPPHGGGTRVTVVREAQHLNGNSANALLKTLEEPRPGNVFVLTAPQRERLLETLVSRSWVITLAWPTDQQNSPAVAEWVNAMVHFWRSGQGWFARTSAKGALDKEMGLQVVMGCQRELKNALLNPQSTSAANALSGLFDPKGLRRLDLVLGKAQESLNYNVNPPLVLDWVCTAAMPKKRR, from the coding sequence ATGTTTGCATCCATAAAAGAAACTGCATCAAGACAAAATTTGGTTCTGCCAAGGTTAGCTAAATTGGCGCAGAAGCCTCCGCAGTGCTTGTTGATCGAAGGCGGCAGTGCAGAAGAGCGTATGGACATGGCCCGTTACTGGGCTTGCGTGCTGAACTGCGAAAACGGTCAGGACCCTTGTGGAAATTGTCAGTCCTGCCATCAGATTGCAGATAATGCTTTTAATGATTTTTTACTCATCGATCGTGAAGAAAATGATAGCGGCACCGGACTGAAACAAGATATTTCCGTAGATTCTATTCGTGAACTTCTCCCGGTCTGGGGTCAACCTCCCCATGGCGGAGGAACCCGTGTGACCGTGGTCCGTGAAGCGCAACACCTTAACGGCAATTCAGCTAACGCGCTGCTCAAGACACTTGAAGAACCTCGCCCCGGTAACGTTTTTGTACTCACCGCACCGCAGCGTGAACGGCTGCTTGAAACCCTTGTTTCGCGAAGCTGGGTGATTACCCTTGCATGGCCTACAGACCAGCAGAATTCCCCGGCAGTGGCTGAATGGGTCAATGCCATGGTCCATTTCTGGCGTTCCGGTCAGGGCTGGTTTGCGCGTACTTCCGCAAAAGGCGCGCTGGATAAAGAAATGGGCTTGCAAGTGGTCATGGGATGCCAGCGGGAACTCAAAAACGCGCTCCTTAATCCCCAATCTACTTCCGCAGCCAATGCCCTTTCAGGTTTGTTCGATCCCAAAGGCCTCCGCAGGCTCGATCTTGTGCTCGGTAAGGCGCAAGAATCCCTCAACTACAATGTAAACCCGCCGCTGGTGCTGGACTGGGTTTGCACTGCCGCCATGCCTAAGAAGAGGCGGTAG
- a CDS encoding IMP cyclohydrolase, producing MSDLKKMYKTLQQDPFPADMTVTLGDQKLTFKKRTWEIDGETKGLRYGENPDQPAALYELVSGGLEYDGIKFRGEGQGLVSALTEEHMIQAGKHPGKTNLTDVDNALNILQYLTAKPAAVILKHNNPCGAAWSEEGVGVALHNAFQADRIAAFGGAIVVNRPFTMEAAEVVDKAYFEVVAAPSFEEGTLEVLKKRKNLRILQIPGIADLEKMLGQPFLDVKSLMDGGMVVQFSFRNRILDAEDFIPATAEKDGSSFSSRAPSKQETDDMLFAWAVEAGVTSNSVIFAKDGVTTAIGTGEQDRVGCVELAVTKARIKFADGLCFEKFQMSLFELKLKALKDEQAAKDLAEIEQAAVEAKGGLKGSVLVSDGFFPFRDGVDLCMAQGITAIAQPGGSIRDHEVIQATNEASPQVAMVFTGQRSFKH from the coding sequence ATGAGTGATCTTAAAAAGATGTACAAAACCTTGCAGCAGGACCCTTTTCCCGCTGACATGACCGTTACCCTCGGCGACCAGAAACTGACCTTCAAAAAAAGGACCTGGGAAATCGACGGCGAAACCAAAGGGCTTCGTTACGGCGAAAACCCGGATCAGCCCGCAGCCCTTTATGAGCTGGTTTCCGGCGGACTTGAATATGACGGCATCAAATTTCGCGGCGAAGGGCAGGGACTTGTTTCCGCACTCACCGAAGAACATATGATTCAGGCAGGCAAGCATCCCGGAAAAACCAACCTGACCGATGTAGATAACGCTCTGAACATCCTGCAATACCTCACCGCCAAGCCTGCGGCTGTTATCCTTAAGCATAACAACCCCTGCGGCGCGGCTTGGTCTGAAGAAGGCGTAGGCGTAGCTCTGCACAACGCTTTTCAGGCTGACCGTATTGCCGCTTTCGGCGGAGCCATCGTAGTCAACCGTCCTTTCACAATGGAAGCGGCTGAAGTTGTCGACAAAGCATATTTTGAAGTTGTTGCAGCTCCTTCCTTTGAAGAGGGAACCCTTGAAGTACTCAAGAAACGCAAGAACCTGCGCATTCTTCAGATTCCCGGCATTGCCGATCTGGAAAAAATGCTCGGTCAGCCTTTTCTTGATGTAAAATCTCTCATGGACGGCGGCATGGTTGTGCAGTTCTCTTTCCGCAACCGCATCCTCGATGCTGAAGATTTCATCCCCGCCACCGCGGAGAAAGATGGCTCCAGCTTTTCTTCCCGTGCTCCTTCCAAGCAGGAAACAGATGACATGCTCTTCGCATGGGCTGTTGAAGCAGGTGTGACCTCTAACTCCGTAATTTTCGCCAAAGACGGTGTGACCACTGCCATCGGTACCGGTGAGCAGGACCGCGTCGGTTGCGTAGAACTGGCTGTGACCAAAGCACGCATTAAGTTCGCTGACGGACTCTGCTTTGAAAAATTCCAGATGTCCCTTTTCGAACTGAAACTTAAAGCCCTCAAAGACGAGCAGGCTGCCAAGGATCTCGCTGAGATCGAACAGGCCGCAGTTGAAGCAAAGGGCGGACTCAAAGGTTCCGTGCTGGTTTCTGACGGCTTCTTCCCCTTCCGTGACGGCGTAGACCTGTGCATGGCGCAGGGCATCACCGCCATCGCCCAGCCCGGCGGTTCCATTCGCGACCACGAAGTGATTCAGGCTACCAACGAAGCCTCACCGCAGGTTGCCATGGTCTTTACCGGTCAAAGATCTTTTAAGCATTAA
- a CDS encoding sulfite exporter TauE/SafE family protein produces MFSTLLIFVVLGIFAGILAGLLGIGGGLVIVPILVFTLPPLGIPEIHLMHIALGTSLASIIFTSISSMRSHNKRGAVRWDIFKTITPGIIVGTFLGSLSTSFMNTNFLKAVFVIFLYYVASQMLFGLKPKASRQVPGSKGMFTAGSVIGIFSSLVGIGGGTLSVPFLTMCNIVIHTAIGTAAAIGLPIALAGTAGYVWTGLGVEGLPPYCFGYIYLPALIGIVSASMLTAPIGVRLAHSLPVDKLKKIFAVLLIIVATRMLITIF; encoded by the coding sequence ATGTTTTCTACCTTACTGATTTTCGTTGTACTTGGTATTTTTGCCGGAATTCTGGCCGGACTGCTCGGCATCGGCGGCGGACTGGTCATTGTGCCTATTCTCGTCTTCACCCTGCCCCCGCTGGGTATCCCGGAAATTCACTTAATGCACATCGCATTGGGAACCTCCCTTGCAAGTATCATTTTCACTTCCATCTCCAGCATGCGTTCACACAATAAACGCGGGGCCGTACGCTGGGATATTTTTAAGACTATCACACCCGGAATTATCGTAGGTACATTTCTCGGTTCTCTATCCACATCATTCATGAATACCAATTTTTTGAAGGCTGTCTTCGTAATCTTCCTCTACTACGTGGCCTCGCAGATGCTCTTCGGACTTAAGCCCAAGGCTTCACGGCAAGTTCCCGGCTCCAAAGGAATGTTTACCGCCGGTAGCGTGATAGGAATATTTTCCAGTCTTGTAGGTATCGGTGGCGGAACCCTTTCCGTACCATTCCTGACTATGTGCAACATCGTCATCCATACAGCCATCGGCACAGCTGCGGCCATCGGACTGCCCATCGCATTAGCTGGGACCGCCGGATATGTGTGGACCGGACTGGGAGTAGAAGGACTGCCCCCATACTGCTTCGGCTATATTTACCTGCCCGCCTTGATCGGGATTGTTTCAGCAAGTATGCTGACTGCGCCTATCGGTGTGCGCTTGGCCCACAGCCTGCCCGTCGACAAGCTCAAAAAGATTTTCGCAGTGCTGCTTATTATCGTAGCAACCCGTATGTTAATTACTATTTTTTAG
- a CDS encoding lytic transglycosylase encodes MRKKSLGEMSIHQSKLNDPKTGILILFSQHIINIVVYLALFFLFYYIYSVKYIIPLPDTIRVAAVDIERVFPKLSPWGPGFERELVDEFIEFIDTDLDIKAYSTHDEAFEALTKGRADIMLATGYNPDLQATTTPLFKGPVYEKNPAAMLHHIRRFELRTPFELCDQDVFVPAHSGLVKTFSNLSEQLDCLPTMIGGNDATHLEPLLQYNNNKTMRFHLVESGAFKPIRPFLHKLRITDHFGDELEYRWYLRKDVHGLGQKTEDYWHLVTTNGTIENLQEKYFGFIPEETDFYDLYSLRKDIREKLPRYHNYILKAAKKYEIDPLLLTAVMYQESRFDPLARSKTGVRGLMQLTNDTAQLLGLTSRLDPQQAINGGARYLRFIWNKLESRDVEGWDRWLFTLAAYNQGLGHVYDAIDIAKYTSRHPGTWRSLKQVFPLLTRTKYHSKTKHGYTRGYEAVDYVDSIRYYYYIMNGLAILPGLESDYLAPLATAR; translated from the coding sequence ATGCGTAAAAAATCTTTAGGGGAAATGTCAATACATCAAAGCAAATTAAATGACCCAAAAACGGGTATTTTGATACTTTTTTCACAACATATTATCAATATTGTTGTGTACTTGGCGTTATTCTTCCTTTTTTATTACATTTATTCAGTAAAATACATAATTCCCCTGCCTGACACGATCCGTGTTGCCGCAGTGGACATTGAACGAGTTTTTCCCAAACTATCTCCATGGGGTCCGGGCTTTGAACGTGAGCTTGTAGATGAATTCATAGAATTCATTGACACCGACCTTGATATCAAGGCCTATTCTACCCATGATGAAGCCTTTGAAGCTCTGACCAAAGGACGGGCCGACATCATGTTGGCCACCGGATACAACCCTGACTTGCAGGCAACCACAACCCCGCTGTTTAAAGGTCCGGTTTATGAAAAGAACCCTGCGGCAATGTTGCACCACATCCGCAGATTTGAACTGCGCACTCCTTTTGAACTTTGCGATCAGGACGTTTTTGTACCCGCCCATTCAGGATTGGTAAAAACTTTCAGCAACCTTAGCGAACAATTAGACTGTCTGCCAACCATGATCGGCGGCAATGACGCCACCCATCTGGAACCACTGCTGCAATACAATAACAATAAAACAATGCGTTTCCATCTGGTGGAGTCAGGAGCATTCAAGCCCATCAGGCCATTCCTGCATAAACTCAGGATCACCGATCATTTCGGAGATGAGCTGGAATATAGATGGTACCTGCGCAAAGACGTGCATGGGCTTGGCCAAAAAACCGAAGACTACTGGCATCTGGTAACCACCAACGGCACCATTGAAAACTTACAGGAAAAATATTTCGGTTTCATCCCGGAAGAAACAGACTTTTATGATCTTTATTCTCTGCGTAAGGATATTCGTGAAAAACTGCCCCGCTATCACAATTACATCCTCAAGGCCGCAAAAAAATACGAAATAGATCCGCTGCTGCTCACTGCTGTAATGTATCAGGAGTCTCGTTTTGACCCTCTTGCACGCAGCAAGACAGGGGTTCGCGGCCTGATGCAGCTCACTAACGACACGGCCCAGCTTCTTGGGCTGACCAGCAGGCTGGACCCGCAGCAGGCAATTAACGGCGGAGCCCGCTATCTAAGATTTATCTGGAACAAGCTGGAAAGCCGGGACGTCGAAGGCTGGGATCGCTGGCTGTTTACCCTTGCGGCCTACAACCAAGGCTTAGGGCATGTTTACGATGCCATTGATATTGCCAAGTATACGAGCAGACATCCGGGCACATGGCGTTCCCTCAAACAAGTATTTCCACTGCTGACCCGCACTAAATATCATTCCAAAACAAAACACGGCTACACACGTGGGTATGAAGCCGTGGATTATGTTGATAGCATTCGCTACTATTATTACATCATGAATGGATTAGCTATCCTTCCGGGGCTGGAGTCTGATTACCTTGCTCCCCTTGCTACCGCCCGCTGA
- the plsY gene encoding glycerol-3-phosphate 1-O-acyltransferase, protein MLWIFWLVFAYFLGSIPFGLFIGKICYNMDIRTEGSKSTGATNVARLCGFKYGVAALLLDVAKGFIPVLMAYQYSHNWIFISLVAAAAVIGHVFSIFMDMKGGKAVATTIGVFLALAPAATLYSIVVLLAVILLSGFVSMGSLTFAVALPFFTLVTGSIGIVPLACGMTLLLFWTHRENIRRLAKGEENSWKKKK, encoded by the coding sequence ATGCTCTGGATATTCTGGCTGGTTTTCGCCTATTTTCTGGGATCTATTCCCTTCGGACTTTTTATTGGCAAGATTTGCTACAACATGGACATCCGCACAGAAGGCAGCAAAAGCACCGGAGCCACTAATGTGGCCCGTCTCTGTGGATTCAAATACGGTGTGGCCGCCCTGCTTCTTGATGTAGCCAAAGGCTTCATCCCTGTGCTTATGGCCTATCAGTACAGCCATAACTGGATTTTTATTTCACTTGTAGCCGCAGCAGCCGTTATCGGACATGTATTCTCCATCTTCATGGATATGAAAGGCGGCAAAGCTGTAGCCACCACCATCGGTGTATTTCTGGCTCTTGCCCCGGCAGCAACACTCTATTCCATCGTAGTACTGCTGGCCGTAATACTCCTTTCCGGATTCGTTTCCATGGGTTCGCTCACTTTTGCCGTGGCCCTGCCCTTTTTCACACTGGTAACCGGATCAATCGGTATCGTTCCACTGGCCTGTGGCATGACCCTGCTCCTTTTCTGGACCCACCGGGAAAACATCCGACGTCTGGCTAAGGGCGAAGAAAATTCCTGGAAAAAGAAAAAATAA
- a CDS encoding alpha-hydroxy-acid oxidizing protein has protein sequence MKEVRDNARDLMKGYCKVCPVCNGKACVGEVPGMGGLGTAASFKNNVKALEELKLNMRTIHEFSEPDTSVNIMGIKLDIPVIAAPIGGVEFNMGGKISELDYVSNKLKGCKDKGIIGCTGDGVPPFIHESGFAAIKDVAGHGIPFIKPWEDKELNEKLQKAEETGCKIIGIDIDAAGLITLKKMGRPVTPKCMRKLREIIESVNADFILKGIMTPDEARMAIDAGAKGIVVSNHGGRVLDSCPGTAEVLFEISRAVAGQCCVMVDGGVRTGSDVLKMLALGADAVMIGRPFSIATMGGLQEGVEKYIDQLKSELTAAMVLTGTEKASFVDIRVLYR, from the coding sequence ATGAAAGAAGTACGCGACAATGCACGTGATTTGATGAAAGGCTACTGCAAAGTATGCCCTGTCTGTAACGGCAAGGCTTGCGTGGGCGAAGTCCCCGGCATGGGTGGCCTTGGTACTGCGGCAAGCTTTAAAAACAATGTAAAAGCCCTTGAAGAGCTGAAGCTAAACATGCGCACCATCCATGAATTCAGCGAACCGGACACTTCGGTCAATATCATGGGCATCAAGCTTGATATCCCGGTTATCGCTGCTCCCATCGGCGGAGTTGAATTCAACATGGGCGGCAAGATCAGCGAACTTGACTACGTCAGCAACAAACTCAAAGGTTGTAAGGACAAAGGCATCATCGGCTGCACCGGAGACGGCGTACCGCCCTTTATCCATGAAAGCGGATTTGCAGCGATTAAAGATGTTGCAGGACACGGAATTCCCTTCATCAAACCTTGGGAAGACAAAGAACTAAACGAAAAACTCCAGAAAGCCGAAGAAACCGGATGCAAAATCATCGGCATAGATATTGATGCCGCCGGGTTGATCACCCTTAAAAAAATGGGCCGCCCGGTAACCCCCAAATGCATGCGTAAATTGCGCGAAATCATCGAATCAGTTAATGCCGACTTCATCCTCAAGGGCATCATGACCCCGGACGAAGCACGCATGGCCATTGATGCCGGAGCCAAGGGAATTGTTGTTTCCAACCACGGCGGGCGCGTGCTCGACTCCTGCCCCGGCACAGCGGAGGTACTCTTTGAAATATCCCGTGCAGTGGCCGGACAGTGCTGCGTAATGGTTGACGGCGGCGTACGCACCGGAAGCGATGTACTCAAAATGCTGGCCCTTGGCGCGGACGCGGTCATGATCGGACGTCCCTTCTCTATCGCCACTATGGGCGGCTTGCAGGAAGGCGTAGAAAAATACATCGACCAACTCAAATCCGAACTTACCGCCGCCATGGTTCTCACCGGAACTGAAAAGGCAAGCTTCGTGGATATACGAGTTTTGTACCGCTAA
- a CDS encoding adenylosuccinate synthase, with product MANTVIVGTQWGDEGKGKIVDMLAEQAGAIVRFQGGNNAGHTLVVEGEQCILHLIPSGVLHQGKKCLIGNGVVLDPEVFLKEIDGLAEKGVDVSPERLMISKKTQIIMSYHRLMDNCRESLKSADNKIGTTGRGIGPCYEDKMNRCGIRAADLADPELLREKIVAGLQEKNVLFEKLFNVEALDAEKVYQEMLPIAERIIPYLADVSSIIQDVNKEGKDVLFEGAQGVHLDIDHGTYPFVTSSNVVSGNAAAGSGCGPRQLERIIGICKAYTTRVGAGPFATELFDKIGETLQKNGHEFGATTGRKRRCGWLDMVVLRETARLCDLTEFALTKLDVLSGLEEIKICVAYEYRGEKVDYPPQEQNGMAHVKPVYESMPGWEEDITKASSYDELPEAARNYIARIEELSGVKVGIVSVGPDRAQTIVR from the coding sequence ATGGCTAATACCGTAATCGTGGGAACCCAGTGGGGGGACGAAGGCAAGGGCAAGATCGTTGATATGCTCGCCGAACAAGCAGGTGCGATTGTACGTTTCCAAGGCGGAAACAACGCCGGTCACACACTTGTTGTGGAAGGAGAGCAGTGTATCCTGCATCTCATCCCGTCCGGGGTTCTCCATCAAGGTAAAAAGTGCCTCATTGGTAACGGGGTAGTACTCGACCCTGAGGTTTTTCTCAAGGAGATTGACGGACTCGCCGAAAAGGGCGTGGACGTTTCACCTGAGCGCTTGATGATCAGTAAGAAGACACAGATTATTATGTCTTACCACAGATTGATGGACAATTGCCGCGAATCCCTCAAATCCGCTGATAACAAGATCGGAACCACCGGTCGCGGTATCGGTCCCTGTTACGAAGATAAAATGAACCGTTGCGGCATTCGTGCCGCCGATCTTGCTGATCCTGAACTGCTGCGCGAAAAAATCGTGGCCGGACTTCAGGAAAAGAACGTTCTTTTTGAAAAACTTTTCAATGTTGAAGCTCTTGATGCTGAAAAGGTATATCAGGAAATGCTGCCCATCGCAGAAAGGATAATTCCTTATCTCGCCGATGTTTCATCCATTATTCAGGATGTAAACAAGGAAGGCAAGGACGTGCTTTTCGAAGGCGCACAGGGCGTGCATCTCGATATCGATCACGGAACATATCCTTTTGTTACTTCTTCCAACGTTGTTTCCGGCAACGCTGCTGCCGGGTCCGGTTGTGGTCCTCGTCAGTTGGAACGGATCATCGGTATTTGCAAGGCATACACCACTCGTGTTGGTGCCGGTCCTTTTGCTACCGAACTGTTCGACAAAATCGGCGAAACCTTACAGAAGAACGGTCATGAGTTTGGTGCAACCACCGGACGTAAACGTCGCTGCGGCTGGTTGGACATGGTTGTTCTGCGCGAAACCGCAAGACTCTGCGATCTTACCGAGTTCGCATTGACCAAGTTGGACGTTCTTTCCGGTCTTGAAGAAATTAAAATCTGCGTTGCTTACGAGTATCGCGGTGAAAAAGTTGATTATCCCCCGCAGGAACAGAACGGCATGGCTCACGTCAAGCCCGTTTATGAATCCATGCCCGGTTGGGAAGAAGATATCACTAAAGCTTCCAGCTATGATGAGCTGCCCGAAGCTGCGCGCAACTACATTGCACGCATTGAAGAACTCTCCGGCGTAAAAGTCGGCATAGTCTCTGTCGGTCCCGACCGCGCTCAGACTATTGTAAGATAG
- a CDS encoding peptidase S41, whose amino-acid sequence MLDYFKKTYFTKRYAVLAFALICIFIFNGNTGCGTSPGHHPFVQTEAADYSGMSWTQAYDSLHALMQKQYAFSNWKNIDWNALDNTIRPKVVAAEAAVNADDYTSALLEYTRSIPDGHVTWNPTTFNGITTNTKGTYGLGIIGLDNGKVIANFVKAGGPANTAGIDVGAEITHWNGVPIATAVSQASTLWRPNPASIATNEHTILEQYRALALDPVGTNITITYFKADGTGPFVTPLLAAADDGGEVKFKTKLWDRVDEADPIKYEVLASGYGYIQLGTLESDDISFDQLFDKFKEAMEFLTERNVPGIIIDLRANGGGSDDLAAKISGYFYSERTFYEYQNIYNAYNEQREILLPSHDDSYIIGWGISLNITPQSLQFTGPVVGIVNPDSTSSAEGVAMTIQNLDNGYIVSFYGTNGSFGMTGGEAKMPLGYTITFPNGQSLDVNKVIQLDSKNGIGGITPDVRVPKTSARMIDYANGVDTELAYAVSFLNSL is encoded by the coding sequence ATGTTAGACTATTTCAAAAAAACATATTTTACAAAAAGATACGCTGTATTAGCTTTCGCGCTAATTTGTATCTTCATCTTTAATGGAAACACCGGTTGCGGCACATCCCCCGGACATCATCCTTTTGTACAAACTGAAGCTGCTGATTATAGTGGAATGAGCTGGACGCAGGCATATGATTCTTTGCATGCACTAATGCAAAAGCAATACGCCTTTAGTAACTGGAAAAACATTGATTGGAACGCGCTTGATAACACTATCCGTCCGAAGGTAGTTGCGGCAGAAGCAGCAGTAAATGCTGATGATTACACCTCCGCTCTTCTTGAATACACCAGATCAATTCCTGACGGACATGTCACATGGAACCCTACGACTTTTAATGGTATTACGACAAATACGAAAGGAACTTACGGACTCGGAATTATCGGTTTAGATAATGGGAAAGTTATAGCTAACTTTGTTAAAGCCGGAGGACCAGCCAATACCGCCGGAATAGATGTCGGCGCCGAAATAACTCATTGGAATGGCGTACCCATTGCCACAGCCGTATCGCAGGCATCTACATTATGGCGGCCCAACCCGGCTTCTATCGCAACAAATGAACACACCATTCTCGAACAATACAGAGCTCTTGCTCTGGACCCTGTCGGCACCAACATTACCATCACATACTTTAAGGCTGACGGAACTGGACCATTTGTAACTCCATTACTAGCTGCCGCAGATGACGGTGGAGAAGTTAAATTCAAGACAAAACTCTGGGATCGAGTGGATGAAGCCGACCCTATCAAATATGAAGTACTTGCCAGCGGGTACGGCTATATCCAATTAGGCACGCTGGAAAGCGACGATATTTCTTTTGATCAACTCTTTGATAAGTTTAAAGAGGCAATGGAATTCCTGACCGAAAGAAATGTTCCGGGAATTATTATCGACCTTCGGGCGAATGGCGGTGGATCAGATGATCTTGCTGCCAAAATTTCAGGTTATTTTTATTCCGAAAGGACATTTTACGAATACCAAAACATTTACAATGCATACAATGAACAGCGGGAAATACTCCTACCAAGCCATGATGATTCATACATAATCGGCTGGGGAATATCATTAAATATAACTCCGCAATCCCTTCAATTCACAGGGCCTGTAGTTGGCATAGTAAACCCGGACAGCACCAGCTCTGCTGAAGGTGTAGCAATGACCATCCAAAATCTGGATAATGGATACATTGTAAGCTTTTACGGAACAAACGGATCATTCGGAATGACCGGGGGAGAAGCTAAAATGCCCCTCGGCTACACAATCACTTTTCCCAACGGGCAATCACTGGACGTAAATAAAGTGATTCAGCTAGATAGTAAAAATGGAATTGGCGGAATTACTCCTGACGTTCGAGTGCCAAAAACATCTGCCCGCATGATAGATTACGCCAATGGAGTAGACACAGAACTGGCCTATGCGGTGAGTTTTTTGAACTCATTGTAG